A genomic window from Chanos chanos chromosome 14, fChaCha1.1, whole genome shotgun sequence includes:
- the lrrc8db gene encoding leucine rich repeat containing 8 VRAC subunit Db → MFTLTEVASLNDVQPTYRILKPWWDVFMDYLAIVMLMLAIFAGTMQLTKDQVVCLPDLEDPVTAPPTGPPETTSTDAGGNRVTLAAAPLIKKDLPDSVVHQIEFAHSAAIRHPQPTGLKTNLDFQQYVFVNQMCYHVALPWYSKYFPYLALIHTIVLMVSSNFWFKYPKTSSKIEHFVSILGKCFESPWTTKALSETACEDSEENKQRLTGASSLPKHLSTSSEEGSPNQSTPMLAKSGVKFSAEKPVIEVPSMTILDKKDGEQAKALFEKVRKFRAHVEDSDLIYKLYVAQTVIKTFKFILILCYTTTFVASIHFEHDCKPDIKHLTGYSDFRCTHNMAFMLRKLLVSYIALICVYGLVCIYTLYWLFRGSLKEYSFEKVREESSFSDIPDVKNDFAFLLHMVDQYDQLYSKRFGVFLSEVSENKLREISLNHEWTYEKLRQHVTRNAQDKLELHLFMLSGVPDAVFDLTDLEILKLELIPEARITAKISQMINLQELHFYHCPAKVEQTAFSFLRDHLRCLHVKFTDVAEIPTWVYLLKNLRELYLVGNLNSENNKMIGLESLRDLRHLKILHLKSNLTKVPTNITDLSPHLVKLVVHNDGTKLLVLNSLKKMMNLAELELHNCELERIPHAIFSLTNLQELDLKSNHIRTIEEVISFQHLKRLTCLKLWHNKIISIPLSISHVKNLESLYLSHNKLESLPTPLFNLLKLRYLDVSHNSITVIPLEVGFLQNLQYFAITANKVEVVPKQLFKCTKLRTLCLGQNCISSLPEKVGQLVQLTHLELKGNCLDRLPAQLGQCRLLRRNGLIVEDHLFDSLPLEVKESINQESNVTYANGV, encoded by the coding sequence ATGTTCACCCTCACGGAAGTTGCCTCTTTGAATGACGTCCAGCCAACCTATCGAATTCTGAAACCATGGTGGGATGTCTTTATGGATTACCTAGCAATTGTCATGCTGATGCTGGCAATTTTTGCTGGGACTATGCAGTTAACCAAAGACCAAGTGGTTTGCCTTCCTGATCTAGAAGACCCAGTTACAGCCCCACCAACAGGGCCACCAGAGACTACTTCTACAGATGCAGGAGGAAATCGGGTTACACTGGCAGCTGCACCTTTGATCAAGAAAGACCTACCTGACAGTGTGGTCCACCAAATTGAGTTTGCACACTCAGCTGCCATCAGACACCCTCAGCCCACAGGACTTAAAACAAATCTGGACTTTCAGCAGTATGTCTTTGTTAATCAGATGTGTTACCATGTTGCCCTTCCCTGGTACTCAAAGTACTTTCCATACCTCGCTCTTATTCACACCATTGTTCTCATGGTCAGTAGCAACTTCTGGTTCAAATATCCAAAGACAAGCTCAAAAATTGAGCATTTTGTTTCAATTCTGGGAAAGTGTTTTGAGTCACCATGGACCACCAAGGCTTTGTCCGAGACTGCATGTGAGGACTCAGAGGAGAACAAGCAGAGGCTCACAGGGGCCTCCTCATTACCAAAGCATTTATCCACCAGCAGTGAAGAGGGAAGTCCCAACCAATCCACACCCATGCTTGCAAAATCTGGAGTGAAGTTCTCTGCTGAGAAGCCTGTTATTGAAGTTCCAAGCATGACCATCCTAGATAAGAAAGATGGGGAGCAGGCCAAGGCTCTTTTTGAGAAGGTTAGAAAGTTCCGTGCACATGTTGAGGACAGTGACTTAATCTATAAGCTCTATGTGGCCCAGACAGTAATTAAGACATTCAAGTTCATTCTTATCCTGTGCTATACAACAACATTTGTTGCCTCCATACATTTTGAGCATGACTGTAAGCCAGATATAAAACACCTAACTGGATACTCTGATTTTAGATGTACCCATAACATGGCATTCATGCTGAGGAAACTGCTTGTGAGTTACATTGCTCTTATATGTGTCTATGGCCTGGTATGCATATACACTCTGTACTGGCTCTTTAGAGGGTCTCTTAAAGAGTATTCCTTTGAGAAGGTCAGAGAGGAAAGCAGCTTCAGTGATATTCCTGATGTGAAGAATGACTTTGCTTTCCTCTTACATATGGTGGACCAGTATGACCAGTTGTACTCTAAACGGTTCggtgtctttctgtctgaggTCAGTGAGAATAAGCTGCGTGAAATTAGCTTAAACCATGAATGGACATATGAGAAACTGCGGCAGCATGTGACTCGCAATGCCCAAGACAAGCTGGAGCTCCACCTATTCATGCTCTCTGGTGTTCCTGATGCAGTCTTTGACCTCACTGACCTTGAGATCCTTAAGTTGGAACTCATTCCTGAAGCAAGGATCACAGCAAAGATATCCCAGATGATCAATCTTCAGGAGCTGCACTTCTACCACTGCCCTGCCAAAGTTGAGCAGACGGCTTTCAGTTTCCTTCGTGATCACCTCCGGTGCCTTCATGTGAAATTTACAGATGTTGCAGAAATTCCCACTTGGGTTTATCTATTGAAGAACCTGAGAGAGCTGTATTTGGTTGGAAATTTGAATTCAGAGAATAACAAAATGATAGGTTTGGAGTCCCTCAGAGACCTAAGACATCTGAAGATTTTACATCTTAAAAGCAACCTCACAAAGGTCCCAACTAATATCACGGACTTATCTCCACATCTGGTCAAACTTGTGGTACATAATGATGGTACTAAACTCCTGGTTCTGAACAGTTTGAAAAAGATGATGAACCTTGCAGAACTGGAACTTCACAATTGTGAACTTGAAAGGATCCCACATGCCATTTTTAGCTTGACTAACCTGCAGGAACTAGACCTGAAATCCAACCACATTCGCACTATTGAGGAGGTTATCAGCTTCCAACACCTCAAAAGGTTAACCTGCCTCAAACTGTGGCACAATAAAATTATCAGCATTCCCCTGTCCATAAGCCATGTCAAAAACCTGGAGTCACTCTATCTTTCCCACAATAAGCTGGAATCTCTGCCCACCCCTCTATTCAACCTTCTAAAGCTGAGGTATCTGGATGTCAGTCACAATTCCATAACGGTGATTCCACTGGAAGTGGGGTTCCTGCAGAACCTCCAGTATTTTGCCATTACGGCAAACAAAGTAGAGGTGGTCCCTAAACAGCTTTTTAAATGCACTAAACTGAGAACTCTGTGTCTGGGGCAAAACTGTATCTCCAGTCTGCCAGAGAAAGTTGGTCAGTTGGTGCAATTGACCCACCTTGAGCTGAAGGGAAACTGTTTGGATCGTTTGCCAGCCCAACTTGGCCAGTGTCGCCTCCTACGACGAAATGGCCTTATTGTGGAGGACCACCTCTTTGACTCACTGCCACTAGAGGTCAAAGAAAGCATCAATCAGGAATCAAATGTTACCTATGCTAACGGTGTTTGA